The following is a genomic window from Hyalangium gracile.
GCCGCTGAGCCATCGAGCCGCGGCCCGCGTCATGGCCCGCCGCGCTCGAGCCCCGGGATGGTCGCGGCGGCGGCGACGAGGTGGTCGACGAGCAGGCGCAGCCGGGTGGTGGCTCGCGCGCCGCGCACGGTGAGCAGGTGGATCGGCAGGGTCGCCAGTGGGTGGTCCGACAGGACGACGGCCAGCTCGCCGCGCTCGACGAGGTCGGCCACCAGCCACCAGTGGGCCACCGCCAGCCCGCGCCCGGCGAGCAGCGCCTCGCGGATCGCCAGCCCATGGTTGACCTCGAAGTCGCCTTGCAGCCGGACGTTCACCGTGCCGCCGCCCGGGGCGGTGAACGCCAGCCGTGCGATGTCGGGTCGGCCCGCGAAGCGGATGGCGTTGTGGCGGGTAAGCTCCTCGGGCTGGCGCGGCGTGCCATGGCGCGCCAGATAGGCTGGCGCGGCGACGACGACACGTCGCGCATCTCCGAGCTTGCGCGCCACCAGGGCGCTGTCGTGCAGGGTACCGATGCGGATCGCCAGGTCGAAGCCGTCGCGCACGAGGTCGGCGCGCTCCTCGGTGAGGCTGAGATCGATGCTCACGCCCGGATGCTTCGCCTGGAAGGCCAGCAGCCACCGGGTGACATGCAGGATGCCGAAGGCGGATGAACAGGTGACACGCAGCCGTCCCGCCGCCGTGCCGATGGCGGCCCGGGCCGCCTCGCCAGCGCGGTCGACGAGCTCGAGGATGCGCAGGGCTTCCTCGTAGTAGCGGGTGCCTGCCTCGGTGAGCGCGCTGTGTCGTGTCGTCCGGTGGAGCAGCGGAGTCCCCACGCTGGCCTCGAGCGCGCGCAGGTGGCGGCTGATCGTCGATTGGCCGACGCCGAGCTCCCGCGCGACGGCGCTGAGGCTGCCACGCTCGACGACACGGACGAAGGTTTGCAGATGCTGGAGGGCGGCGGTCATCTATCCCTTTTCCGGCAGACCATCATGCGTCTCTTGCGAGTACCGGCAAAATCGCCTCCGGTCTACCTCAAGACGGTCTACCCACCGAA
Proteins encoded in this region:
- a CDS encoding LysR family transcriptional regulator; translation: MTAALQHLQTFVRVVERGSLSAVARELGVGQSTISRHLRALEASVGTPLLHRTTRHSALTEAGTRYYEEALRILELVDRAGEAARAAIGTAAGRLRVTCSSAFGILHVTRWLLAFQAKHPGVSIDLSLTEERADLVRDGFDLAIRIGTLHDSALVARKLGDARRVVVAAPAYLARHGTPRQPEELTRHNAIRFAGRPDIARLAFTAPGGGTVNVRLQGDFEVNHGLAIREALLAGRGLAVAHWWLVADLVERGELAVVLSDHPLATLPIHLLTVRGARATTRLRLLVDHLVAAAATIPGLERGGP